TACTTACTGAACTTGGTCTCTTGCAAGGAGCTTTGACAAGAAATAAGAATCTACATTTTATTTGTGATAGAGCAAATTTATCTATTGAAAGCACAAAATCATTTTGGATGAAAAATTATAAAAAACATCATTCTATTTCACTACCTATCGCTCATGGAGAAGGGAGATATCAATGTAGCCATGACGTCTTGAAAAAATTGCAGGATGATGATTCGATTGCACTTAGATATGCAGATAATCCAAATGGATCAATCCATGATATAGCTGGAATCACAAATAAAAAGGGGAATGTTTTGGGGATGATGCCACATCCTGAAAGAGCTTGTGATGATGCTTTAGGCAATATTGATGGTAAATCAATTCTTAGTGCACTTCTTTCTTGAATTTATAAATCAAGGCATTAAAAAAGGCTGCTATCAAAACAAGAGATAGCAGCCTTTTGTTAGCTTTTTTAGTTTAGTACTTGTATCCAGCTACAAATAACTGTTCATCAGAAGAAGGCTGAGAACCAGCGACATACAACCCTTTTGATGCCTCAGAGTTTGCTTGAGCTCTTGCTATAAGTGCTTTTTGTCCGTCAGCAGTATTTGAGCCTTTCCATGCTTTTAGACATGAATGTTGTAAAGCACGACCATAAGAGAATGAAACATTCCACTTAGCCTTTCTGTCGATCTTATTCATCAGATTTAAATAAACTGATGCAGCTTCTTCGCTCAAGCCACCTGAAAGGAAAGTAATACCAGGAACACTTGCAGGTACACAGCGTTCCATTGTACGGATTGTCATTTCAGCCACTTGCTGAGGATCAGCTTTTGTTGAGCTGTCAGCACCTTGAACTGTCATTGATGGCTTAAGAAGAGTTCCCTCTAGTAGTACTCCGTTTACCTGGCAAGCTAAGTAAACTTCTTTAATTACTTCTTCTTGAACTGCTGCTGTCTTTTCAATTGAATGTGAACCATCCATTAAGATTTCTGGTTCAATAATAGGAACCAATCCAGATTCTTGTACTGATCTAGCGTATCTTGCTAAACCCCAAGCATTTTCTCTAATAGAAAGTTTAGAAGGACAACCATCGTCTGTTATTTGAAGTACTGCTCTCCACTTAGCAAATCTTGCACCTTGCTCGTAATAATCAGCAGCTCTTTCAACAAGACCATCTAAACCTGAACAAAAAGTTTCTACATCGTGTCCACCAGCTAATGGTCTTAGACCTTTATCAACCTTGATTCCTGGAATTATTCCTAGCTTCTCAAGCTTTTTAACCATTGGCTCACCATCTGGATGGTTCTGGAAAAGAGTTTCTTCAAAAAGAATCGCTCCGCTTATGAAGTTTCCAAGACCTTCTGTGGTGAAAAGCATACCTCTATA
This is a stretch of genomic DNA from Prochlorococcus marinus str. MIT 0912. It encodes these proteins:
- the purQ gene encoding phosphoribosylformylglycinamidine synthase subunit PurQ; this encodes MNIGIIVFPGSNCDRDVRWATEGCLGIPTSFLWHETTDLNGYDAIVIPGGFSYGDYLRCGAIARFAPVLNSLISFVDKGGKVLGICNGFQILTELGLLQGALTRNKNLHFICDRANLSIESTKSFWMKNYKKHHSISLPIAHGEGRYQCSHDVLKKLQDDDSIALRYADNPNGSIHDIAGITNKKGNVLGMMPHPERACDDALGNIDGKSILSALLS
- a CDS encoding class I fructose-bisphosphate aldolase; translation: MALSYYAEELKKTASAIAQPGKGILAVDESTKTVGKRLASIGVENTEDNRKAYRGMLFTTEGLGNFISGAILFEETLFQNHPDGEPMVKKLEKLGIIPGIKVDKGLRPLAGGHDVETFCSGLDGLVERAADYYEQGARFAKWRAVLQITDDGCPSKLSIRENAWGLARYARSVQESGLVPIIEPEILMDGSHSIEKTAAVQEEVIKEVYLACQVNGVLLEGTLLKPSMTVQGADSSTKADPQQVAEMTIRTMERCVPASVPGITFLSGGLSEEAASVYLNLMNKIDRKAKWNVSFSYGRALQHSCLKAWKGSNTADGQKALIARAQANSEASKGLYVAGSQPSSDEQLFVAGYKY